The following proteins are encoded in a genomic region of Streptomyces lunaelactis:
- a CDS encoding ATP-grasp domain-containing protein: MGHLLVIESWVGSMSRLLPRAVREGGHEFTFVTRDLHHYLRSTPADGPHPLLAARNILTTDTNDMDVLLPYVEKLHEVLTFDGVVSSCDYYLPAVARTAERLGLPGPTPKAVEGACRKDLTRRLLADAEVPGPRFAVCRDWSRTQSAAREIGYPLVVKPVDLCAGMLVRKVSDEAELDRACRALYDFPVNARGQERAPVVLIEEFLTGPEVSVETVSFDGSTQVVGVTDKSIGGAPAFIETSHMFPAGIEPAQTQAAAETAVRAIEALGLDQVVCHTEVKLTPAGPRVVEVNPRPAGNRITELVRHVTGVDLAAVCVDVALGGQPDLAVRPTGVRSAAVAFLLPDEGSLPTRTDGRLTAIEGEDSVRQEPGVLELTLAEPGRTVRAATSNNEYLGHVMTADTEGGGARETAERLLSRLRPRYEPRTAVPA; encoded by the coding sequence GTGGGACATCTGCTGGTTATCGAGAGCTGGGTGGGGTCGATGAGCAGACTGCTGCCCAGGGCGGTCCGCGAAGGCGGCCACGAGTTCACTTTCGTCACCCGGGATCTGCACCACTACCTGCGATCCACCCCGGCCGACGGCCCGCACCCGCTGCTCGCGGCGCGGAACATCCTCACCACGGACACCAACGACATGGACGTGCTCCTTCCGTACGTGGAGAAACTGCACGAGGTGCTCACCTTCGACGGTGTGGTGTCCTCGTGCGACTACTACCTCCCCGCGGTGGCACGGACGGCAGAGCGACTCGGCCTGCCGGGGCCCACCCCGAAGGCCGTCGAAGGAGCCTGCCGCAAGGACCTGACGCGCAGGCTGCTGGCCGATGCCGAAGTGCCGGGCCCGCGGTTCGCTGTGTGCCGGGACTGGTCCCGGACCCAGTCCGCCGCCCGGGAGATCGGCTACCCGCTGGTCGTCAAGCCGGTGGACCTGTGCGCCGGGATGCTGGTGCGCAAGGTCTCCGACGAAGCCGAGCTGGACCGGGCCTGCCGTGCTCTGTACGACTTCCCGGTCAACGCGCGCGGTCAGGAACGAGCCCCTGTCGTCCTCATCGAAGAGTTCCTCACCGGTCCTGAAGTCAGCGTCGAGACGGTCTCGTTCGACGGTTCCACCCAGGTGGTCGGCGTGACCGACAAGAGCATCGGCGGCGCGCCCGCGTTCATCGAGACCAGCCACATGTTCCCGGCGGGCATCGAACCCGCACAGACCCAGGCCGCCGCCGAAACCGCCGTACGGGCGATCGAGGCACTGGGACTGGACCAGGTCGTCTGCCACACCGAGGTCAAGCTGACCCCCGCCGGACCCCGGGTGGTCGAGGTGAACCCCCGCCCGGCCGGCAACCGGATCACGGAGCTGGTCCGCCATGTCACGGGCGTCGACCTCGCCGCTGTCTGCGTGGACGTCGCCCTCGGCGGGCAACCGGACCTCGCCGTGCGCCCGACCGGAGTCCGCAGCGCCGCCGTCGCCTTCCTGCTCCCGGACGAGGGCAGCCTGCCCACGCGGACGGACGGCAGGCTCACCGCCATCGAGGGCGAGGACAGCGTCCGGCAGGAACCCGGAGTGCTCGAACTGACCCTTGCCGAGCCGGGACGCACGGTGCGCGCCGCGACCAGCAACAACGAATACCTCGGCCACGTCATGACCGCCGACACCGAAGGCGGCGGCGCACGGGAGACGGCCGAGCGGCTGCTCTCACGGCTGCGCCCCCGTTACGAGCCGCGGACGGCGGTCCCCGCGTGA
- a CDS encoding PLP-dependent cysteine synthase family protein, producing MTAAPALHPPKAADVANPDLLRLLGRTPVARIRTELPYAHPGFWAKLECLGAGGMKARAAVSMLRGARMRGELRPGAPVVESTSGTLGIGLAFAGQALGHPVVLIGDTELEPSMRQLLRTYGAELELADRPAREGGWQAARLARLREVLRRMPEAYWPDQYNNPDNAAGYASMAAELTAQLDHLDVLVCSVGTGGHSAGLVGPLRRRWPALKVIGVDSVGSTIFGQPARPRLMRGLGSSIHPRNVAHKEFDEVHWVGPAEAVDACRRLARTSFVSGGWSTGAVALVSAWAARVEPGAVVATVFPDGAHRYLGTVYDDDFCHTHGLDTATLAVRPVEIPHPCAVEVGGWARCRTVVDPLAPARALVPAPGEGDAA from the coding sequence GTGACCGCGGCTCCCGCCCTGCACCCACCCAAGGCGGCCGACGTCGCCAACCCCGACCTGCTGCGGCTGCTCGGCCGCACCCCTGTGGCCAGGATCCGCACCGAACTGCCGTACGCGCACCCCGGGTTCTGGGCCAAGCTCGAATGCCTCGGCGCGGGCGGAATGAAGGCCCGGGCCGCCGTCTCCATGCTGCGCGGCGCCCGGATGCGCGGCGAGCTGCGCCCCGGAGCCCCGGTCGTCGAGTCGACCTCGGGCACGCTGGGCATCGGACTCGCTTTCGCCGGGCAGGCACTCGGTCATCCCGTCGTGCTCATCGGTGACACCGAACTCGAGCCGTCCATGCGGCAGTTGCTGCGCACCTACGGCGCGGAGCTGGAGCTGGCGGACCGGCCCGCCAGGGAGGGCGGCTGGCAGGCCGCACGGCTCGCGCGGCTGCGCGAAGTGCTGCGCCGGATGCCCGAGGCCTACTGGCCCGACCAGTACAACAACCCCGACAACGCCGCCGGGTACGCCTCGATGGCGGCGGAACTGACAGCCCAACTGGACCACCTGGACGTGCTGGTGTGCAGCGTCGGGACCGGCGGGCACAGCGCCGGACTGGTCGGTCCGCTGCGTCGCCGCTGGCCGGCGCTGAAGGTGATCGGCGTCGACTCCGTCGGTTCGACCATCTTCGGTCAGCCCGCGCGCCCGCGGCTGATGCGCGGGCTCGGCAGCAGCATCCACCCGCGCAATGTCGCCCACAAGGAATTCGACGAAGTGCACTGGGTGGGGCCGGCCGAGGCGGTGGACGCCTGCCGCAGGCTCGCCCGCACCAGCTTCGTGAGCGGCGGCTGGAGCACCGGGGCCGTCGCGCTGGTCTCCGCGTGGGCGGCCCGCGTGGAGCCGGGCGCGGTCGTGGCGACCGTGTTCCCGGACGGTGCGCACCGCTACCTCGGCACGGTCTACGACGACGACTTCTGCCACACCCACGGTCTGGACACGGCCACGCTCGCCGTCCGGCCGGTGGAGATCCCGCATCCCTGTGCGGTCGAAGTCGGCGGCTGGGCGCGCTGCCGCACCGTCGTCGACCCGCTGGCGCCGGCGCGGGCACTCGTCCCGGCGCCGGGAGAGGGAGATGCCGCATGA
- a CDS encoding permease translates to MLGGGQWLTHPGFRTWQTICVAIAVQALPFLLLGTLISGAVNAFVPAQAFSRVLPRNPALAVPVASAAGVVLPGCECASVPVAGSLIRRGVTPAAAFAFLLSAPAVNPIVLASTAVAFPGSPGMVAARLIASLATSTVMGWLWLKLGRAEWLRMPTRHTGHRTGHSRWEEFRLGFQHDFLHAGGFLVLGAMAAATFNVTVPRSVLETFSGSAWLSVLFLAGLAIVLAVCSEADAFVAASLTGFSPTARLAFMVVGPMVDLKLIALQAGTFGRAFAVRFSTATAVTAVACSALTGWWLL, encoded by the coding sequence CTGCTCGGCGGCGGACAATGGCTGACGCATCCCGGCTTCCGTACGTGGCAGACGATCTGCGTCGCCATCGCCGTACAGGCCCTGCCGTTCCTTCTGCTCGGCACTCTGATCTCCGGAGCCGTCAACGCCTTCGTACCCGCTCAGGCCTTCAGTCGGGTCCTGCCGCGCAACCCCGCGCTGGCGGTGCCGGTGGCGAGCGCGGCCGGAGTCGTACTGCCGGGCTGTGAATGCGCGTCGGTGCCGGTGGCCGGGAGCCTGATCCGGCGCGGCGTCACACCTGCCGCCGCCTTCGCGTTCCTCCTCTCCGCACCCGCCGTCAACCCGATCGTGCTGGCGTCCACGGCCGTGGCCTTCCCCGGCAGCCCGGGGATGGTCGCCGCCCGGCTGATCGCCTCGTTGGCCACGTCCACCGTCATGGGCTGGCTGTGGCTGAAGCTCGGACGCGCGGAGTGGCTGCGGATGCCGACCCGGCACACCGGCCATCGGACGGGCCACAGCCGATGGGAGGAGTTCCGCCTGGGCTTCCAGCACGACTTCCTGCACGCCGGCGGATTCCTCGTGCTCGGGGCCATGGCAGCGGCGACATTCAACGTCACCGTGCCGCGCTCCGTACTGGAGACCTTCTCCGGGTCGGCCTGGCTGTCGGTGCTCTTCCTCGCCGGCCTGGCCATCGTCCTCGCCGTCTGCTCGGAGGCGGACGCCTTCGTGGCCGCCTCACTGACCGGCTTCTCCCCCACCGCCCGGCTGGCGTTCATGGTGGTCGGGCCGATGGTCGACCTCAAACTGATCGCCCTGCAGGCGGGCACCTTCGGCCGGGCCTTCGCCGTACGGTTCTCCACCGCGACGGCCGTCACCGCCGTCGCGTGCAGCGCTCTCACCGGGTGGTGGCTGCTGTGA
- a CDS encoding alpha-mannosidase, translating to MHDDRSLVEARLRRVLDERIRPAVYPQSVPLQVAVWIAPGEPVPVAEGLAGVPEPIAVGDAWGAPWGTSWFRVTGTVPAEWAGKTVEAILDLGFDENMPGFQCEGLVHRPDGSPVKGLNPRNQWVRIGAPVAGGEEVQLHIEAASNPVILGYPLFLPTRLGDKETAGTDPQYKLGRMDLAVFDETVWQLVLDLEVLGELMQELPVEGARRWDILRAIGRALDAVDLQDVNATAAAARSCLEQVLSTPAGPTAHRISAVGHAHIDSAWLWPLRETVRKVARTASNMTALLEDEPDFIFTMSQAQQFAWIKEHRPEVYAKVKTAVAEGRFVPAGGMWVESDTNMPGSEAMARQFVHGKRFFLDEFGIENDEAWLPDTFGFAAGLPQIIRAAGAKWLLTQKISWSRTNKFPHHTFQWEGIDGTRIFTHFPPVDTYNCSMKGSEIAHAARNFKDKGVAKHSLAPTGWGDGGGGTTREMVAKAARLRDLEGSATVRWETPADFFTKAEAEYPNAPVWVGELYLELHRATLTSQAKTKQGNRRSEHLLREAELWAATAAVRTGFPYPYEQLDRVWKTVLLHQFHDILPGSSIAWVHREAAKTYAAVAEELTGIIDAAQRALAGDASAGTELVFNAAPHERHGVAGGGAAVATAGGSAQLSPREGGGFVLDNGLLQVEIDERGLVVSAYDIGAERETVAPGLAANLLQIHPDFPIMWDAWDVDEFYRNTVTDLTDADEVAPVAGDTAAVRVVRSFGDSKVTQVLTLAAGAKRLDIDTEVDWHETEKFLKASFPLDIHAERYASETQFGHFHRATHTNTSWEAAKFEACNHRFVHMEEPGWGVALVNDSTYGHDVTRTVRDSGPRSDSGTTTTLRVSLLRAPRFPDPETDQGVHRFRHALVPGAVIGDAVREGFRINLPERRVSGDAAVAPLVTVDNEAVVVSAVKLADDASGDVVVRLYESGGGRARARVTAGFEAVEADVTDLLERPLAHAPKPELADGAVRLTLRPFELVTLRIQGPAGARSR from the coding sequence ATGCATGACGACCGCAGCCTCGTCGAAGCCCGCCTCAGGCGCGTTCTGGACGAGCGCATCCGCCCTGCCGTCTACCCCCAATCCGTACCTCTTCAGGTGGCCGTCTGGATCGCGCCGGGCGAGCCCGTCCCGGTGGCGGAAGGTCTCGCCGGCGTTCCCGAACCGATCGCGGTCGGGGACGCGTGGGGCGCTCCCTGGGGCACCAGCTGGTTCCGGGTGACCGGGACCGTACCCGCCGAGTGGGCCGGGAAGACCGTCGAGGCCATTCTCGACCTCGGCTTCGACGAGAACATGCCGGGCTTCCAGTGCGAAGGCCTCGTCCACCGGCCCGACGGCAGCCCGGTGAAGGGCCTCAACCCGCGCAACCAGTGGGTGCGCATCGGTGCGCCCGTGGCGGGCGGTGAAGAGGTACAACTGCACATCGAAGCCGCCTCCAACCCGGTCATCCTCGGCTACCCCCTCTTCCTGCCGACGCGGCTGGGTGACAAGGAGACGGCCGGGACCGACCCGCAGTACAAGCTGGGCCGGATGGATCTCGCCGTCTTCGACGAGACCGTGTGGCAGCTGGTGCTGGACCTGGAGGTGCTGGGCGAGCTGATGCAGGAGCTGCCCGTGGAGGGCGCCCGCCGCTGGGACATCCTGCGTGCGATCGGCCGGGCGCTCGACGCGGTCGACCTGCAGGACGTGAACGCAACGGCAGCCGCGGCCCGTTCGTGCCTCGAGCAGGTCCTGTCCACGCCCGCCGGGCCCACCGCCCACCGCATCAGCGCGGTCGGCCACGCCCATATCGACTCCGCGTGGCTGTGGCCGCTGCGCGAGACGGTGCGCAAGGTCGCCCGTACGGCCTCCAACATGACCGCACTCCTCGAGGACGAGCCGGACTTCATCTTCACCATGTCCCAGGCGCAGCAGTTCGCCTGGATCAAGGAGCACCGGCCCGAGGTCTACGCGAAGGTCAAGACGGCCGTCGCGGAAGGGCGGTTCGTGCCGGCGGGCGGCATGTGGGTCGAGTCCGACACGAACATGCCCGGCTCGGAGGCGATGGCCCGGCAGTTCGTGCACGGCAAGCGGTTCTTCCTCGACGAGTTCGGCATCGAGAACGACGAGGCCTGGCTGCCCGACACCTTCGGCTTCGCGGCCGGTCTGCCGCAGATCATCAGGGCCGCGGGCGCCAAGTGGCTGCTCACACAGAAGATCTCCTGGTCGCGGACGAACAAGTTCCCCCACCACACCTTCCAGTGGGAGGGCATCGACGGCACGCGGATCTTCACGCACTTCCCGCCGGTCGACACCTACAACTGCTCGATGAAGGGCAGCGAGATCGCCCACGCGGCGAGGAACTTCAAGGACAAGGGCGTCGCCAAGCACTCCCTCGCGCCGACCGGATGGGGCGACGGAGGCGGCGGTACGACACGTGAGATGGTCGCCAAGGCGGCCCGGCTGCGGGATCTCGAGGGCTCCGCGACCGTGCGCTGGGAGACACCCGCGGACTTCTTCACCAAGGCGGAGGCGGAGTACCCGAACGCGCCCGTCTGGGTCGGCGAGCTCTATCTGGAGCTGCACCGCGCGACCCTCACCAGCCAGGCGAAGACCAAGCAGGGCAATCGCCGCAGCGAACACCTGCTGCGCGAGGCGGAGCTGTGGGCCGCCACCGCTGCCGTACGGACCGGATTCCCTTACCCGTACGAGCAGTTGGACCGCGTCTGGAAGACGGTGCTGCTGCACCAGTTCCACGACATCCTGCCCGGCTCGTCCATCGCCTGGGTGCACCGGGAGGCCGCGAAGACGTACGCGGCTGTCGCAGAAGAACTGACCGGCATCATCGACGCCGCGCAGCGCGCGCTCGCCGGTGACGCGTCCGCCGGCACCGAGCTGGTCTTCAACGCCGCGCCGCACGAGCGGCACGGCGTCGCGGGCGGCGGCGCCGCGGTGGCCACCGCCGGTGGCAGCGCCCAGCTCTCCCCGCGCGAGGGCGGCGGCTTCGTCCTCGACAACGGCCTGCTCCAGGTCGAGATCGACGAACGCGGGCTGGTGGTGTCCGCGTACGACATCGGCGCGGAGCGCGAGACGGTCGCCCCCGGTCTGGCGGCGAACCTGCTGCAGATCCACCCCGACTTCCCGATCATGTGGGACGCGTGGGACGTCGACGAGTTCTACCGGAACACCGTCACCGACCTGACCGACGCCGACGAGGTCGCACCGGTCGCGGGTGATACGGCAGCGGTGCGCGTGGTCCGCAGCTTCGGGGACTCGAAGGTCACCCAGGTGCTGACCCTCGCCGCCGGCGCCAAGCGGCTCGACATCGACACCGAGGTCGACTGGCACGAGACGGAGAAGTTCCTCAAGGCCTCCTTCCCGCTGGACATCCACGCCGAGCGCTATGCCTCGGAGACCCAGTTCGGCCACTTCCACCGGGCCACGCACACCAACACCAGCTGGGAGGCGGCCAAGTTCGAGGCCTGCAACCACCGCTTCGTACACATGGAGGAGCCGGGCTGGGGCGTGGCACTGGTCAACGACTCGACGTACGGCCATGACGTGACCCGTACCGTCCGCGACTCGGGACCCCGCTCCGACTCCGGTACGACGACCACGCTCCGGGTCTCGCTGCTGCGGGCCCCCCGCTTCCCCGACCCGGAGACCGACCAGGGCGTGCACCGTTTCCGCCACGCACTCGTGCCGGGCGCGGTGATCGGCGACGCGGTCCGTGAGGGCTTCCGCATCAATCTGCCGGAGCGGCGGGTCTCCGGCGACGCGGCGGTGGCGCCGCTGGTGACGGTCGACAACGAGGCCGTCGTCGTCAGCGCGGTGAAGCTGGCGGACGACGCGAGCGGCGATGTCGTCGTACGCCTCTACGAGTCCGGGGGCGGCCGGGCCCGGGCCCGGGTCACCGCGGGCTTCGAGGCGGTCGAGGCCGACGTGACCGACCTGCTGGAGCGGCCGCTGGCCCACGCGCCGAAGCCGGAACTGGCCGATGGCGCAGTGCGGTTGACGTTGCGGCCCTTCGAGCTCGTGACGCTGCGGATTCAGGGGCCGGCCGGGGCGCGGTCGAGGTAG
- a CDS encoding Rossmann-like domain-containing protein: MNTPAILETSGNVRSIDELLDRVRSAAYGPGPAQERIAVAFTTTQAVRHAGRTSGYRNEVLSLRLAEAVGSCAVEPGALPAAALDDCVGATVAELLDHPLLPIRIAALDAYLTHARPHTPANGARPYALPAGSSLHKSRARARAVVDLLPVTRLRTVLVVGVVNSLLERLRTRGIGYIPCDLKGGTTEWGEPVRTDAGAELEHCDAILASGMTLGNGTFEPLLAHAAATGKPLVMFAQTGSAVLPRFLGSGVSAVCAEPYPFFWLDGGPGVVHRYGGAQ; encoded by the coding sequence GTGAACACTCCCGCCATCCTCGAAACGTCCGGAAACGTCCGCTCGATCGACGAACTCCTCGACCGGGTACGGTCCGCCGCGTACGGACCCGGCCCCGCCCAGGAACGCATCGCGGTCGCCTTCACCACGACCCAGGCCGTACGGCACGCCGGGCGGACCAGCGGCTACCGCAACGAGGTGCTCAGCCTGCGCCTCGCGGAGGCCGTCGGATCCTGCGCCGTCGAACCCGGTGCTCTGCCCGCGGCCGCGCTCGACGACTGCGTCGGCGCCACGGTCGCCGAACTGCTCGACCACCCCCTGCTGCCGATACGGATCGCCGCGCTGGACGCCTACCTGACCCACGCCCGCCCGCACACCCCCGCCAACGGGGCGCGGCCCTACGCGCTGCCGGCCGGAAGCTCCCTGCACAAGTCCCGGGCCCGCGCGCGTGCGGTGGTGGACCTGCTGCCGGTGACGCGACTGCGGACGGTGCTCGTCGTGGGAGTCGTCAACTCCCTGCTGGAGCGGCTGCGTACCCGCGGAATCGGCTACATCCCTTGCGACCTCAAGGGCGGCACCACCGAATGGGGTGAGCCCGTTCGCACGGACGCGGGTGCCGAGCTCGAACACTGCGACGCGATTCTCGCCTCGGGGATGACCCTCGGGAACGGCACTTTCGAGCCGCTGCTCGCGCACGCCGCTGCGACCGGCAAACCCTTGGTGATGTTCGCCCAGACCGGCAGCGCCGTCCTGCCGCGCTTCCTCGGGTCCGGGGTGAGCGCCGTGTGCGCGGAGCCCTATCCCTTCTTCTGGCTCGACGGCGGCCCCGGGGTCGTTCACCGCTACGGGGGCGCCCAGTGA
- a CDS encoding TIGR03943 family putative permease subunit — MKRTLQAVLLLCTGAALLRVSLFSDICLRYVKEGLRPYLIATGLILLALGLIGAFRDGLPFAAKRNADDEPRNDGEHTHDGHTHDGHGHDHSQGPRIAWLLLLPALTLLFFAPPALGSYTAARDNAKVVEDYSRFAPLPAHDPVPLSLTEFIARVQQDDKRSLGGRTVLMSGFVTPGTNGTWDLTRLLVACCAADSQSLTVTVHGVRPPPADTWVKVTGTWHPQGALGTGSAALALDVATVRRIPQPPSPYLDRAPAGP, encoded by the coding sequence GTGAAGCGCACCCTTCAGGCAGTACTGCTCCTGTGCACCGGGGCCGCCCTCCTGCGCGTCTCCCTCTTCAGCGACATCTGCCTGCGCTATGTCAAGGAAGGCCTGCGGCCCTACCTCATCGCCACCGGGCTGATCCTTCTCGCCCTCGGACTGATCGGCGCGTTCCGGGACGGACTCCCCTTCGCAGCGAAGCGCAACGCGGACGACGAACCGAGGAACGACGGCGAGCACACACACGACGGGCACACACACGACGGGCACGGACACGATCACAGTCAGGGCCCGCGCATCGCCTGGCTGTTGCTCCTGCCCGCCCTGACCCTGCTGTTCTTCGCGCCCCCGGCCCTCGGCTCGTACACGGCCGCCCGTGACAACGCCAAGGTCGTCGAGGACTACTCGCGCTTCGCCCCGCTGCCCGCCCATGACCCCGTCCCGCTCTCGCTCACGGAATTCATCGCCCGCGTCCAGCAGGACGACAAACGGAGCCTGGGCGGCCGCACCGTACTCATGTCGGGGTTCGTCACCCCCGGCACCAACGGCACCTGGGATCTGACCCGGCTCCTCGTGGCCTGCTGCGCCGCCGACTCCCAGTCCCTGACGGTCACGGTGCACGGCGTGCGGCCGCCACCCGCCGACACCTGGGTGAAGGTGACGGGCACCTGGCACCCGCAGGGCGCACTGGGCACCGGCTCGGCGGCTCTCGCCCTGGACGTGGCGACGGTCCGCCGGATCCCGCAGCCGCCCAGCCCCTACCTCGACCGCGCCCCGGCCGGCCCCTGA
- a CDS encoding alpha/beta fold hydrolase, with the protein MSTFTTTDGTEIFYKDWGTGQPVVFSHGWPLNADAWDGQLRLLAENGYRTVAHDRRGHGRSAQPWQGNNMDTYADDLAQLIESLNLNEVVLVGHSTGGGEVARYIGRHGTARVAKAVLLGAVPPLMLKTDANPEGLPIEVFDGIREGVRADRSQFYKDLSESFYGANRPGSAVSQGMRDSFWLWSMQVGLKAAYDCVEQFSETDFTEDLKRFDVPTFIAHGDDDQIVPIVAAANKSVELVKDATLKVYPGAPHGLNGAYEEAFNRDLLDFIRG; encoded by the coding sequence ATGAGCACGTTCACCACCACCGACGGCACCGAGATCTTCTACAAGGACTGGGGCACCGGACAGCCCGTCGTCTTCAGCCACGGCTGGCCGCTCAACGCCGACGCCTGGGACGGGCAGTTGAGGCTGCTCGCCGAGAACGGCTACCGCACCGTCGCGCACGACCGGCGCGGCCACGGCCGTTCCGCCCAGCCCTGGCAGGGCAACAACATGGACACCTACGCCGACGACCTGGCCCAGCTGATCGAGAGCCTCAACCTCAACGAGGTCGTCCTGGTCGGCCACTCCACCGGCGGCGGCGAAGTGGCCCGCTACATCGGCCGGCACGGCACAGCGCGCGTCGCCAAGGCCGTACTCCTCGGAGCCGTACCACCGCTGATGCTGAAGACCGACGCCAATCCCGAAGGCCTGCCCATCGAGGTCTTCGACGGCATTCGCGAGGGTGTGCGGGCCGATCGCTCGCAGTTCTACAAGGACCTGAGCGAGAGCTTCTACGGCGCCAACCGGCCCGGCTCCGCCGTCTCGCAGGGCATGCGTGACTCGTTCTGGCTGTGGAGCATGCAGGTGGGACTGAAGGCGGCGTACGACTGCGTCGAACAGTTCTCGGAGACCGACTTCACCGAGGACCTCAAGCGCTTCGACGTCCCCACCTTCATCGCGCACGGCGACGACGACCAGATCGTGCCCATCGTCGCCGCCGCCAACAAGTCCGTGGAGCTGGTCAAGGATGCCACGTTGAAGGTCTACCCGGGTGCCCCGCACGGTCTGAACGGCGCCTACGAGGAGGCGTTCAACCGGGACCTGCTCGACTTCATCCGCGGCTGA
- a CDS encoding GNAT family N-acetyltransferase, protein MKDLTQQQEVGPYVVRHATAEDVHGARSVMLDTFYREFDYGYVPSWHSDVVDIHRSYLDNPRHTLVVAVRDGEVVATTGLHSRGPVHPPHPRWLCERYPSGRTAQLARVYVRPAHRRHGLARVMVLMACEFAARTPGYDSVYLHTNVDIPGAEGFWRSLATEVFDARTTGEHGGFGTVHFEIPIPWRDGADHDHGSLVRAGGR, encoded by the coding sequence ATGAAGGATCTGACACAGCAACAGGAAGTCGGCCCGTACGTGGTGCGCCACGCAACCGCCGAAGACGTGCACGGCGCGCGCAGCGTCATGCTCGACACGTTCTACCGGGAGTTCGACTACGGCTACGTCCCCTCGTGGCACTCGGACGTGGTCGACATCCACCGCAGCTACCTCGACAACCCGCGCCACACGCTCGTCGTGGCCGTACGGGACGGCGAAGTGGTGGCCACCACCGGGCTGCACTCCCGGGGCCCGGTCCACCCGCCGCATCCCCGGTGGCTCTGTGAGCGCTACCCCTCGGGGCGCACCGCGCAGCTCGCCCGCGTCTATGTACGCCCTGCGCACCGCAGGCATGGACTCGCCCGCGTCATGGTGCTCATGGCCTGCGAATTCGCCGCCCGCACCCCGGGATACGACAGCGTCTACCTGCACACCAACGTCGACATCCCGGGCGCGGAGGGCTTCTGGCGCAGCCTCGCCACGGAGGTGTTCGACGCCCGCACGACGGGCGAGCACGGTGGATTCGGGACGGTCCACTTCGAGATCCCGATCCCGTGGCGCGACGGCGCGGACCATGACCACGGCTCACTCGTCCGCGCGGGCGGGCGCTGA